A window from Aerococcus sp. Group 1 encodes these proteins:
- a CDS encoding serine aminopeptidase domain-containing protein, translated as MDGSFTVKFTQLEGIALVEIYPQEEESKNMVIGYHGYKLNKEALIKQGLIYAANGFHVFLPDAPLHGDRQVDPFPETSIGIMPGIIVQSFEEFPRLVSAIQKQYTIDNLFVYGASMGGIMAAMIGTAYYQSLSGLAIHIAGLNLEEQLRIIYGDRYPDEIDASKLAVILSNNPTDHPEEFLNQPVYVYNGGADNADILSLNQEDIQKFKADFPKAHLEWTVLDEVGHRVPIRISQQTAEFFQATLS; from the coding sequence ATGGACGGCAGCTTTACTGTGAAATTTACCCAGCTTGAGGGCATAGCACTGGTGGAAATCTACCCACAAGAAGAGGAGTCTAAAAACATGGTGATCGGTTACCATGGCTATAAATTGAATAAGGAAGCCTTGATCAAACAAGGGCTGATTTATGCGGCTAATGGTTTTCATGTCTTCTTGCCTGATGCCCCTCTCCATGGCGACCGCCAAGTCGATCCTTTTCCCGAGACTTCCATAGGCATTATGCCAGGTATTATCGTCCAAAGCTTTGAGGAATTTCCCCGCTTAGTGTCTGCCATTCAAAAGCAATATACCATCGACAATTTATTTGTCTACGGCGCTTCCATGGGCGGGATTATGGCAGCCATGATCGGGACGGCTTATTATCAATCCTTAAGTGGACTAGCCATTCACATTGCTGGGCTTAATTTAGAAGAACAGCTGCGAATAATCTATGGTGATCGCTATCCGGATGAAATTGACGCTAGTAAGTTAGCTGTTATCCTCAGCAATAATCCGACTGACCATCCAGAAGAATTTTTAAACCAGCCTGTCTATGTTTACAATGGTGGCGCTGATAATGCCGACATCTTAAGCTTAAACCAGGAAGATATTCAAAAATTTAAGGCCGATTTTCCTAAAGCCCACCTGGAATGGACGGTTTTAGATGAGGTGGGTCACCGGGTACCTATCCGGATTAGCCAGCAGACAGCAGAATTTTTTCAAGCGACCCTTTCTTAA
- a CDS encoding SPFH domain-containing protein, which translates to MTETVLTGKKNGMAVLIAYVIGFILAVILLVADLYPLINALAIAYLALAWLILFGLKVLSPQESLVLTLFGRYIGTLKGEGFYFVNPFSQAINPAAGTYLGQSGDVRKTEKQSADDKNAVQFSIGPSKKISLKAMTLNNSKQKINDYLGNPVEIGIAVIWRVDDTAKAVFNVDNYKEYLSLQTDSALRNIIRQYPYDVNPKFEIDTTGDGEPDDGSLRGSSEIVALRIKEEIQSRVDFAGLEIVEARITHLSYAPEIAAAMLQRQQASALIDARAMIVDGAVGMVEMALDKLEAKQVVDLDEERKAAMVSNLLVVLCGNSEVSPIVNSGSLY; encoded by the coding sequence ATTACTGAAACTGTTTTAACTGGTAAGAAAAACGGCATGGCGGTACTAATCGCTTATGTTATCGGTTTTATTCTCGCAGTTATCTTACTAGTTGCCGATTTATATCCCTTAATTAATGCGCTAGCTATCGCCTACCTGGCCTTAGCCTGGTTAATTCTCTTTGGTCTCAAGGTTTTAAGTCCACAGGAATCATTAGTCTTAACCCTCTTTGGTAGGTATATCGGTACCCTTAAGGGGGAAGGTTTTTACTTTGTTAATCCCTTCAGTCAAGCCATCAACCCCGCTGCCGGCACCTATCTCGGTCAAAGTGGCGATGTAAGGAAAACAGAAAAGCAGTCGGCTGATGACAAAAATGCTGTCCAATTCTCTATCGGCCCCAGCAAAAAAATTTCGCTTAAAGCCATGACTCTCAATAACAGCAAGCAAAAAATCAACGACTACTTGGGTAACCCGGTTGAAATTGGTATTGCGGTTATTTGGCGGGTAGATGACACGGCTAAGGCAGTTTTTAATGTTGATAACTATAAAGAATACCTGTCCTTACAAACCGATTCTGCCCTCCGTAACATTATTCGCCAATATCCCTATGATGTGAATCCAAAATTTGAAATTGATACCACTGGAGATGGTGAACCCGATGACGGCTCTCTCCGAGGGTCCAGTGAGATTGTTGCCCTTCGCATTAAGGAAGAGATCCAAAGTCGGGTGGACTTTGCCGGGTTAGAAATTGTCGAAGCCCGCATCACCCACCTCTCCTATGCCCCTGAAATTGCAGCGGCCATGTTACAACGCCAACAAGCTTCGGCTCTCATTGATGCCCGAGCTATGATCGTCGATGGCGCTGTGGGGATGGTGGAAATGGCCCTAGACAAGCTCGAGGCCAAGCAAGTGGTCGACCTGGATGAGGAACGCAAGGCAGCCATGGTTTCCAACCTCTTAGTTGTGCTCTGTGGCAATAGCGAAGTCTCCCCCATTGTGAACTCAGGAAGTCTTTACTAA
- the trpC gene encoding indole-3-glycerol phosphate synthase TrpC yields the protein MILKQLALHSKERVLASQAKFPLEAVKERALSLAKGELIFEQALAKEGLSLIAEIKKASPSKGVISPDFPYLDIAKHYQDNQVDAISVLTEPKWFMGSKEIFQEVRQTVDLPLLRKDFTVDPYQLYEAKIMGANAVLIICSLLDQGPSQLENYLSICHDLGLSALVETHNLEEIDLALACGAKIIGVNNRNLKDFSVNFNHAAELRSRIPDSVLFVAESGVYGSEDIQSLNEIGADAVLVGEALMRQDDPSALIQAFRKVSQAYEA from the coding sequence ATGATCTTGAAGCAGTTAGCCTTACATAGTAAGGAACGGGTCCTAGCCAGTCAGGCTAAGTTTCCCCTAGAAGCCGTTAAAGAGCGCGCACTCAGTCTTGCTAAGGGAGAGCTTATCTTTGAACAGGCCTTGGCCAAGGAAGGACTGAGCCTGATTGCTGAAATCAAGAAGGCTTCCCCCTCTAAAGGAGTGATTTCTCCAGACTTTCCCTACTTAGATATTGCCAAGCACTATCAAGACAATCAAGTAGACGCCATCTCGGTATTAACTGAACCCAAATGGTTTATGGGCTCTAAGGAAATCTTTCAAGAAGTCCGGCAAACAGTGGACCTTCCCCTACTCAGAAAGGACTTTACCGTCGACCCTTATCAGCTCTATGAAGCTAAAATCATGGGCGCCAATGCGGTCTTAATCATCTGTTCACTCTTAGATCAAGGGCCTAGCCAGTTAGAAAATTATTTAAGTATTTGTCATGACCTAGGCCTCAGTGCCCTGGTGGAAACCCATAACCTGGAAGAAATCGACCTGGCCTTAGCCTGTGGCGCTAAGATTATCGGGGTCAATAACCGCAACTTGAAGGACTTCTCTGTTAACTTCAACCATGCAGCCGAGCTAAGGAGTCGGATTCCAGATTCGGTTCTCTTTGTCGCAGAAAGCGGGGTATATGGTTCAGAAGATATTCAGTCCCTGAATGAAATTGGCGCGGATGCCGTCTTAGTGGGCGAAGCTTTGATGCGTCAAGACGATCCTAGCGCCCTTATCCAAGCCTTTCGAAAGGTTAGCCAAGCCTATGAAGCTTAA
- a CDS encoding phosphoribosylanthranilate isomerase, with the protein MKLKICGLKRPVDISYCNPLAIDYVGFIVDYPKSQRSVSLSTLEDLSQRVNPNIQKVGVFVNEKLDLIADLLKQGIIDIAQLHGQESPADIVYLQNTTAKPIWKAFAIQDTKDLDRAKASPADQILLDYKEAGSGKSFNWKLLKDFDRPFILAGGLNANNIKSAIDQVKPAALDLSTGVESQGHKDPNKIKEIVRMVKDV; encoded by the coding sequence ATGAAGCTTAAAATATGTGGCCTCAAGCGGCCAGTCGATATCAGCTACTGCAACCCCTTAGCCATTGATTATGTTGGTTTCATTGTTGATTATCCCAAAAGCCAACGCTCAGTTAGTCTCTCCACCCTCGAAGATTTGAGTCAGCGCGTCAACCCTAACATTCAAAAAGTCGGTGTCTTTGTTAATGAAAAGTTAGACCTTATCGCTGACCTTTTAAAACAAGGAATCATCGATATCGCCCAATTGCACGGTCAGGAAAGCCCCGCTGACATCGTCTATCTACAAAATACTACTGCTAAGCCCATCTGGAAGGCCTTTGCCATTCAGGATACTAAAGACCTCGATAGGGCTAAAGCCAGTCCCGCTGACCAGATCCTACTCGACTACAAAGAGGCTGGTAGCGGCAAGTCCTTTAACTGGAAACTCTTAAAGGATTTCGACCGCCCCTTTATCCTCGCTGGTGGCCTGAATGCAAATAATATCAAAAGTGCCATTGACCAAGTAAAGCCCGCTGCCCTTGACCTCTCGACTGGAGTAGAAAGTCAAGGCCATAAGGATCCCAATAAAATCAAAGAAATAGTAAGGATGGTAAAAGATGTCTAA
- a CDS encoding TA system antitoxin ParD family protein produces the protein MAKKQVPLRISQKLYDQLAAWAEDDFRSINGQIEYLLTECVKQRKKDGKYVSETMNDRIDLDIE, from the coding sequence ATGGCTAAGAAACAAGTCCCACTCCGCATCTCACAAAAGCTCTATGACCAATTAGCCGCTTGGGCCGAGGATGACTTCCGTTCCATCAACGGACAGATTGAGTACCTGCTGACCGAATGCGTGAAGCAACGCAAGAAAGACGGCAAATATGTTAGCGAAACCATGAATGACCGCATCGATTTGGATATTGAATAA
- the trpD gene encoding anthranilate phosphoribosyltransferase, with protein sequence MKTAIEQLIKHQDLSYQESYQAMKAMMSGQVSQAQMAAYLTALAIKGASDQEIAGAAAAMRDQAKALETDRDTLEIVGTGGDQSYSFNISTTASLIIAAAGVPVTKHGNRSASSKSGAADCIEALGINLYQDPDLANQLLDQVGICFLFAQNYHLSMKNVSGVRKDLGIKTVFNILGPITNPAKPKYQVLGVYQEDLIQPMAKVIKNLGVERGLVVYGQDGMDEISISAPTSALFFDGDYEESFIIKPEDYGFPKYQKAEIVGGSPAENAQITIDILTGKEQGAKRDITLLNAAAGLYAARRVDSLRAGIDLARQIIDSGAAYQVLEDYIAASQKGVSHDLEAVSLT encoded by the coding sequence ATGAAAACAGCAATCGAACAATTAATTAAACACCAAGACCTATCTTACCAAGAATCCTACCAAGCGATGAAGGCCATGATGTCTGGCCAAGTCAGCCAAGCGCAAATGGCTGCCTACTTGACTGCCCTAGCTATCAAAGGGGCCAGCGACCAGGAAATCGCTGGGGCTGCAGCCGCTATGCGTGACCAAGCCAAGGCCCTTGAAACCGATCGCGACACCTTAGAAATTGTGGGGACAGGTGGCGACCAATCCTACTCCTTCAACATTTCAACGACCGCTTCCCTAATCATTGCCGCAGCCGGCGTCCCCGTTACTAAGCACGGCAACCGGTCAGCCTCTTCCAAATCAGGTGCAGCTGACTGTATCGAAGCGCTGGGCATCAACCTTTACCAAGATCCTGACCTAGCCAATCAATTATTGGACCAAGTCGGCATCTGCTTCCTCTTTGCTCAAAACTACCACCTCTCCATGAAAAATGTCAGTGGTGTCCGCAAAGACCTAGGGATTAAGACCGTCTTCAATATCTTAGGCCCGATTACTAATCCTGCTAAACCCAAATACCAAGTGCTGGGTGTCTATCAAGAAGACTTGATCCAACCCATGGCTAAGGTGATTAAGAACTTGGGTGTTGAGCGTGGCCTAGTGGTTTACGGCCAAGACGGCATGGATGAAATTTCCATCTCCGCTCCAACTTCAGCCCTCTTCTTCGACGGTGATTACGAAGAAAGCTTCATCATCAAGCCTGAAGACTACGGTTTCCCTAAATACCAAAAAGCTGAAATCGTTGGCGGAAGTCCAGCAGAAAACGCCCAAATTACTATTGATATCCTCACTGGTAAAGAACAAGGGGCCAAACGCGATATCACTCTCCTCAATGCCGCTGCTGGTCTCTACGCTGCCAGAAGAGTAGACAGTTTAAGAGCAGGAATTGACCTGGCGCGTCAAATCATTGATTCTGGGGCTGCCTACCAAGTCTTAGAAGACTACATTGCTGCCAGCCAGAAAGGAGTTTCCCATGATCTTGAAGCAGTTAGCCTTACATAG
- the trpA gene encoding tryptophan synthase subunit alpha: MTSIQSVFQNKKAFIPYITAGYPDLASTERYIEAMAEEGASLIEIGIPFSDPTAEGPVIQHAIETALAAGLHTDDVFAMVERLQKKIDTPLVFMTYANIVFGYGPKKFMRRCQEVGIQGIIIPDVPYEEKGELLPYSQKHGVALISLVAPTSHDRIHKIAKEAEGFLYVVSSLGVTGTRQNIQTDLGAMIEAIRQANPDIPAAIGFGVSNPSQAKQMADLSDGVIIGSAIIKLIDQYQDQAEEPIRAFTRSIVQAIQ, from the coding sequence ATGACTAGCATTCAATCCGTTTTCCAAAATAAAAAAGCTTTTATTCCTTATATAACCGCCGGCTATCCTGACCTCGCCAGCACCGAAAGATATATTGAAGCCATGGCCGAAGAGGGAGCCAGTTTAATTGAAATTGGTATTCCCTTCTCCGATCCTACGGCAGAGGGTCCAGTCATCCAACACGCTATTGAAACAGCCTTAGCAGCTGGTCTCCATACTGATGATGTCTTCGCTATGGTTGAGCGCCTCCAAAAGAAAATTGACACCCCCTTGGTCTTTATGACCTATGCCAATATCGTCTTTGGTTATGGCCCAAAGAAATTCATGCGCCGCTGCCAAGAAGTGGGTATTCAGGGAATTATCATCCCTGACGTGCCTTACGAAGAGAAAGGCGAGCTCCTCCCCTATAGTCAGAAACATGGAGTCGCCTTAATCTCCTTAGTCGCGCCGACTTCCCATGACCGCATCCATAAAATCGCTAAAGAAGCGGAAGGTTTCCTTTATGTTGTTTCATCACTAGGAGTAACCGGAACTCGGCAAAACATTCAAACAGACCTTGGCGCTATGATTGAAGCCATCCGTCAAGCTAACCCCGATATTCCTGCCGCCATTGGCTTTGGGGTCTCTAATCCCAGCCAAGCTAAACAAATGGCTGACCTGTCCGATGGGGTGATTATTGGGTCTGCTATCATTAAACTGATTGACCAATACCAAGACCAGGCGGAGGAGCCGATCCGTGCATTTACTCGATCCATTGTGCAAGCCATTCAATAA
- the trpB gene encoding tryptophan synthase subunit beta: MSKGRFGEYGGQFVAETLMPSVIELEAAYHKYKNDPEFQEELTDLLNNYAGRPSLLYYAKNMTADLGGPKIYLKREDLNHTGAHKINNVLGQVLLAKKMGKTRIIAETGAGQHGVATATACALLNLDCVVYMGKHDTERQALNVYRMKLLGAQVVAVDSGTGTLKDAVNETMKEWSRRMEDTHYCIGSAMGPHPFPTMVRDFQSVISREMRQEILEREGRLPDAVLACVGGGSNAIGSFAAFIDDPEVQLFGCEGAGHGVDSPDTAATMQVGRPGVYHGMKTIIAQDADGQVNPVYSISAGLDYPGIGPEHANLAARKRAQYVPITDEEAVQAFEYLSRAEGIIPAIESAHAVAYAIKLAKTMRPDQIICITLSGRGDKDCAAIARYRGEKIYD; encoded by the coding sequence ATGTCTAAAGGAAGATTTGGAGAATACGGTGGCCAATTCGTGGCAGAAACCTTAATGCCTTCTGTCATCGAATTAGAAGCAGCCTATCATAAATATAAAAATGACCCTGAATTCCAAGAAGAATTGACGGATTTATTAAATAATTACGCCGGACGCCCCAGCCTACTCTATTACGCTAAGAATATGACCGCAGATTTAGGCGGTCCAAAAATCTACCTCAAACGTGAAGACCTCAACCATACTGGAGCCCATAAAATTAATAATGTTCTCGGTCAAGTGCTCTTGGCTAAAAAGATGGGCAAAACCCGGATCATTGCGGAAACCGGAGCCGGCCAACACGGGGTTGCTACTGCAACTGCCTGCGCCTTGTTGAACTTAGACTGTGTGGTTTACATGGGCAAACACGATACCGAACGCCAAGCCCTCAATGTCTATCGGATGAAATTACTGGGCGCCCAAGTCGTTGCTGTTGATTCCGGCACTGGCACTTTAAAAGATGCGGTTAATGAAACCATGAAAGAATGGAGCCGGCGGATGGAAGACACCCACTATTGCATCGGTTCGGCCATGGGACCCCACCCCTTTCCAACCATGGTACGTGACTTCCAAAGTGTCATTTCAAGAGAAATGCGCCAAGAAATCCTTGAGCGCGAAGGGCGCTTGCCGGATGCCGTTCTTGCCTGTGTTGGTGGCGGATCCAACGCTATCGGCTCTTTTGCCGCCTTTATCGATGACCCTGAAGTACAATTATTCGGTTGCGAAGGTGCCGGTCACGGAGTGGATAGTCCAGATACCGCCGCCACCATGCAAGTGGGGCGGCCAGGGGTCTACCATGGCATGAAGACCATCATCGCCCAAGATGCGGATGGCCAGGTCAACCCTGTCTATTCCATCTCAGCAGGTCTTGACTATCCAGGAATTGGCCCTGAGCATGCCAATCTAGCTGCCAGAAAGCGGGCCCAATATGTTCCCATCACGGATGAAGAAGCGGTCCAAGCTTTTGAATACCTTAGCCGGGCGGAAGGGATTATTCCCGCCATCGAATCTGCTCACGCCGTTGCCTACGCCATCAAATTAGCTAAAACCATGCGCCCCGACCAAATTATCTGTATTACCTTGTCTGGTCGTGGTGATAAGGATTGTGCCGCCATTGCACGTTACCGGGGGGAAAAAATTTATGACTAG